From one Leishmania infantum JPCM5 genome chromosome 29 genomic stretch:
- a CDS encoding putative RNA-binding protein: protein MLPGRGRGSFQSRGGGRHAGGSNHGRGGAAATAHKSAPARVKRSVVPAFPVVSRGGEPAEPTTPSARLASLQRAQKRQEQQGRRSTHDDGGDDAPPVAVSARRGPAAASEGESGGFIPPGSQKQQRGRGRGVDRVGHGRFNESGGARGRGGEGGLRRDRGGFGGGVSASSACAFSSRGRGRGRGGSPYSPHRGGHDSSASHHGEEEHDSNEEAGFDSNTAKSGPRTRVITTVTANGTELPKKLNTKVFVDGLPYTYAAEPGKPTLEEEVLQFASAWKVGKPLRLIKKPGQGFGFLVLQSPNSVSTAVRVLNGRKFLGRTLRVEEPKPKDLERTKDIGGMKDLGKDSFTRQVLLTDLAKVTQPEIIREVLRDVAPQLEKKLEAIKMTSQNRKAFLTFATEAEVTPAITFLDGFHLLGRRISATKAAAPGSLPYSHGATRTPRAAGGLAGKSTAVASPAASGSAAAEADDEEELTVMPLGLEPSKVASAAARRCSRAENVSASATGTGSNVTGRTEKYNLLDDGPKDIYVGNVGEDVTEATLRQHFAPCGAIRKCEILVHPETHLSTGIAHIEFALPAYAAYAQERYHGSRLRGCVLRVDRGETASAPLVAELPPEEAEEDYDEDAYMERYGVKDKRKYFKGTSVAAEMGADPNVDDDDDSSDIEDALTGRAKNASSQKNGKRERVDAKAPAREPAAAAKRQRTEAPESRGKPLTAAVAANDSDDDDDEEHFFDADTVAVAGAGVSSHASCKRTVRKIAADKGRFGKGNHKKAKKR from the coding sequence ATGCTGCCTGGAAGAGGCCGGGGCAGCTTTCAaagccgcggtggcggccgccatgCTGGTGGCAGCAACCatgggcgcggcggcgctgcagcgacagctcACAAATCCGCCCCTGCGCGAGTGAAGCGCTCTGTAGTGCCCGCCTTCCCAGTTGTATCTCGCGGCGGTGAGCCCGCTGAACCGACGACCCCGTCTGCCCGTCTTGCTTCGCTCCAGCGGGCACAGAAGCGGCAAGAGCAGCAAGGCAGAcgcagcacgcacgacgacggcggcgacgacgccccACCGGTTGCGGTGAGCGCGCGTCGCggaccggcggcagcgagcgaggGTGAGAGCGGCGGCTTCATCCCACCTGGGTCGCAGaaacagcagcgcggccgcggccgcggagTGGATCGTGTCGGCCACGGACGATTTAACGAGAGTGGCGGTGCtcgaggacgcggcggcgaaggcgggcTTCGTCGCGAtcgcggcggcttcggcggtggcgtctctGCGTCGTCCGCCTGTGCCTTCTCGTctcgcggccgcggccgcgggcgcggcggctccCCGTATTCCCCTCACCGCGGTGGGCATGACAGCAGTGCCTCTCACCAtggcgaggaagagcacGATAGcaacgaggaggcgggcTTCGATTCGAACACAGCTAAGAGTGGCCCCCGCACACGCGTCATCACCACCGTAACTGCCAACGGCACGGAGCTTCCAAAGAAGCTCAACACTAAGGTCTTCGTCGATGGCCTGCCGTACACGTACGCCGCCGAGCCTGGGAAGCccacgctggaggaggaggtgctaCAGTTCGCGTCGGCGTGGAAGGTTGGCAAGCCACTGCGTCTCATTAAGAAGCCTGGGCAGGGATTTGGCTTCCTCGTGCTTCAGTCCCCCAACAGCGTCTCCACCGCCGTGCGGGTGCTGAATGGTCGCAAGTTCCTCGGCCGCACCCTCCGCGTCGAGGAGCCGAAGCCGAAGGATTTGGAAAGGACGAAGGACATTGGCGGGATGAAGGACCTGGGAAAGGACAGCTTCACGCGACAGGTGCTGCTCACAGACTTGGCCAAGGTGACACAGCCAGAGATTATCCGCGAGGTACTGCGCGACGTTGCCCcgcagctggagaagaagcTGGAGGCGATTAAAATGACCTCGCAGAACCGTAAAGCCTTCCTGACCTTCGCGACGGAGGCAGAGGTGACGCCGGCCATTACCTTCCTCGACGGCTTTCACCTTCTTGGGCGGCGTATCAGCGCcacgaaggcagcggcgcccggTTCGCTGCCCTACTCACACGGTGCCACCAGGACGCCAcgcgcggctggcggccTTGCTGGGAAAAGCACCGCGGTTGCCTCGCCCGCGGCCAGCGGgtctgcggctgcagaggctgatgacgaggaggagctcacCGTCATGCCGCTCGGCTTAGAGCCGTCCAAGGTGGCCTCTGCCGCGGCCCGTCGTTGCTCACGCGCCGAAAACGTGTCAGCTTCTgccaccggcaccggcagTAACGTCACGGGGCGGACGGAGAAGTACAACCTCCTCGACGACGGCCCCAAAGATATCTATGTGGGGAACGTCGGCGAGGATgtgacggaggcgacgctgcggcagcacttCGCACCGTGCGGGGCAATCCGCAAGTGCGAGATCCTTGTGCACCCCGAGACGCACCTATCCACTGGTATTGCCCACATCGAGTTTGCGCTGCCAGCCTACGCTGCATATGCGCAGGAGCGCTATCACGGCTCTcgtctgcgcggctgcgtcctTCGCGTGGATCGCGGCGAGACGGCAAGTGCGCCTCTTGTGGCTGAGTTGCCTCCGGAGGAGGCTGAGGAGGACTATGACGAGGATGCTTACATGGAACGCTACGGCGTGAAGGACAAGAGGAAGTACTTTAAGGGCACTTCGGTCGCGGCCGAGATGGGCGCCGACCCGAACGTcgacgatgatgatgacAGCAGCGACATCGAGGACGCGCTCACGGGACGCGCCAAGAACGCCTCGAGCCAGAAGAACGGCAAGCGCGAGCGTGTGGATGCCAAGGCGCCGGCACGtgagccggcagcggcagcgaagcgccagcgcaccgagGCTCCGGAATCAAGGGGCAAGCCACTCACAGCCGCGGTGGCTGCCAatgacagcgacgacgatgacgacgaggagcacTTCTTCGATGCGGATACCGTCGCGGTTGCAGGTGCCGGCGTCTCGTCTCACGCCTCGTGCAAGAGGACGGTGAGAAAGATCGCTGCTGACAAGGGGCGATTTGGCAAGGGCAACCAtaagaaggcgaagaagcggTGA